A single genomic interval of Stieleria maiorica harbors:
- a CDS encoding IS5 family transposase produces MARHSLSNDQWECIKDLFPERKATGRPPTDARVAFNGILWILRTGSPWRDLPEEFGHWRTIYGLFDKWNGDGTLDAILDRLRTAHIDGEVIDNDLWCIDGSVTRAHRCAGGGGKKGIRTNQLTMR; encoded by the coding sequence ATGGCGCGACACAGTCTATCCAACGATCAATGGGAATGTATTAAGGACCTGTTCCCGGAACGCAAAGCAACTGGGCGGCCACCAACAGACGCGCGGGTTGCCTTCAATGGTATCCTTTGGATTCTCCGCACGGGTTCGCCGTGGCGAGATTTGCCTGAAGAGTTTGGCCATTGGAGAACGATCTACGGGTTGTTCGACAAGTGGAATGGCGATGGCACACTCGACGCGATTCTCGACCGTCTTCGCACGGCCCATATCGATGGCGAGGTGATCGACAATGACCTTTGGTGCATCGACGGAAGCGTCACTCGTGCACATCGTTGTGCCGGAGGGGGTGGAAAAAAGGGGATCCGAACGAACCAGCTGACCATGCGTTAG
- a CDS encoding DNA modification methylase has translation MWSLDRIKPYEKNPRINDDAVAPVVQSINEFGFRQPIVVDPDGVIIVGHTRWKAAKQLNLAEVPVHVATDLEPEAVKAYRIADNRTGENAEWDFDLLPLEIGELQHVGFDCELLGFNSDELAKLLDPGVEPGLTDPDDIPEPPDDPVTQPGDLWILGDHRLLCSDSTSVEDLDRLLNGAKIQLCNTDPPYNVKVEPRSKNAIAAGNSSFEAGKGKSKDGPKKMRAKDRPLANDFVSDEEFNRLLEAWFGNIARVLEPGRSFYIWGGFSNIANYPPVLAKAGLYFSQAIIWDKMHPVMTRKDFMGAHEWAFYGWKEGAGHKFFGPNNATDLWHVKKIPPQQLEHLTGKPAELAVMAMQYSSRRGDNVLDLFGGSGSTLIGAEQTGRKAFLMELDPPYCDVIVDRYQRFTGKAAVLERTGKSPIPVGAREENMR, from the coding sequence ATGTGGTCGCTTGATAGAATTAAGCCTTACGAAAAGAACCCCCGAATCAATGACGACGCGGTTGCTCCGGTCGTCCAGTCCATCAACGAGTTCGGTTTCCGGCAGCCGATCGTTGTCGATCCCGACGGCGTCATTATCGTTGGCCATACCCGTTGGAAAGCCGCCAAGCAACTGAACCTCGCCGAGGTGCCAGTTCACGTTGCGACAGACCTTGAGCCGGAGGCGGTGAAGGCTTATCGCATCGCCGACAACCGCACCGGCGAGAACGCTGAGTGGGACTTCGATCTGCTCCCGCTCGAAATCGGCGAACTGCAGCACGTTGGATTCGATTGCGAATTGCTAGGTTTCAACAGCGACGAGCTGGCCAAGCTCCTCGATCCAGGTGTTGAACCGGGGCTCACCGATCCCGACGACATCCCAGAACCTCCCGACGATCCGGTCACGCAACCCGGCGACCTTTGGATCCTCGGCGACCACCGATTGCTGTGCAGCGACTCGACCAGCGTGGAAGACCTCGACCGGCTGTTGAATGGTGCGAAGATTCAACTGTGCAATACAGATCCGCCGTACAACGTGAAGGTTGAACCGCGCAGCAAGAACGCGATCGCCGCCGGCAACAGCTCCTTTGAGGCCGGCAAAGGCAAATCGAAAGACGGTCCGAAGAAGATGCGAGCTAAGGATCGGCCGCTCGCAAACGACTTCGTTTCGGACGAAGAGTTCAACCGGTTGCTCGAAGCCTGGTTCGGCAACATCGCTCGCGTTCTCGAACCCGGCCGCAGCTTCTACATCTGGGGAGGCTTCTCCAATATCGCAAACTATCCGCCTGTGCTGGCCAAGGCCGGGTTGTATTTCTCGCAGGCGATCATCTGGGACAAGATGCATCCCGTGATGACTCGCAAGGACTTCATGGGCGCTCACGAATGGGCGTTCTACGGCTGGAAAGAAGGCGCCGGCCACAAGTTCTTTGGACCGAACAATGCGACGGACTTGTGGCACGTCAAGAAGATTCCGCCACAGCAGTTGGAACACCTCACCGGCAAACCGGCCGAACTCGCGGTGATGGCGATGCAGTATTCATCGCGGCGCGGCGACAACGTCCTCGATCTCTTTGGCGGCAGCGGTTCGACGTTGATCGGCGCCGAGCAGACAGGCCGCAAAGCGTTTTTGATGGAACTCGATCCGCCGTACTGCGACGTGATTGTGGATCGCTATCAGCGGTTCACCGGCAAAGCCGCGGTGCTCGAGCGGACCGGCAAGTCACCGATCCCCGTCGGTGCTCGCGAGGAGAACATGCGATGA
- a CDS encoding YcjF family protein, with amino-acid sequence MLAEYVPVVGVITKCRADNGFRATVQELLPKTSNVVRVRAMREVFDDGHTLEPMGLVELVQHTLEVFPEGQRRAFVGAQKADLELKRIRSRKIVMGFAASAMGVGASPIPLADTAGISAIYIAMFAGISTTYGLSFSEGFLATLVGSVVGAPTAALTAPLIVGSLLKFIPGVGTVAGGAITGAVAGTLATTIGMSYIEVLHRLHVANAGEPPSPEEVIDEVKHHFEKANLEG; translated from the coding sequence ATGTTGGCGGAATATGTCCCCGTCGTTGGCGTCATCACAAAGTGTAGGGCAGACAATGGCTTTCGCGCAACGGTTCAAGAGTTACTTCCGAAGACCAGTAACGTGGTTCGCGTACGTGCAATGCGTGAAGTGTTTGATGATGGGCACACACTTGAACCAATGGGTCTCGTTGAGTTAGTTCAACATACTCTTGAGGTTTTTCCAGAAGGGCAGCGTCGTGCGTTCGTCGGTGCCCAGAAAGCGGACCTTGAGTTGAAGCGTATACGATCTCGAAAGATCGTGATGGGATTTGCAGCCTCAGCGATGGGCGTGGGTGCATCACCGATTCCACTTGCAGATACTGCAGGGATATCAGCTATCTACATCGCAATGTTTGCGGGAATATCAACAACTTATGGATTGTCATTTTCGGAAGGCTTTCTCGCTACTTTGGTAGGGTCAGTCGTTGGAGCTCCAACTGCTGCACTTACGGCTCCTTTGATTGTCGGCTCGCTGTTGAAGTTCATACCTGGTGTTGGCACAGTAGCAGGCGGCGCGATAACCGGAGCAGTGGCAGGCACACTTGCTACGACGATTGGGATGAGTTACATCGAGGTTCTTCATCGACTACATGTCGCAAACGCTGGAGAGCCACCATCTCCTGAAGAAGTCATCGACGAGGTAAAGCATCATTTTGAGAAGGCAAATCTTGAGGGTTGA
- a CDS encoding GTPase, producing MKMEIGNLIQKAAEEALRERGHANVLIAGRSGVGKSTLINSIFQGNFATVGHGRPVTQNTREIFREDIPLTIFDTRGLELADFSETLSSLHEFVRQRCSQRDQKEHIHVAWVCVSEDLRRVEDAESDLGSV from the coding sequence ATGAAAATGGAAATTGGCAATCTAATTCAGAAAGCAGCCGAAGAGGCATTGCGTGAACGCGGTCACGCGAATGTTCTTATTGCGGGACGATCAGGTGTTGGAAAGAGCACTCTCATTAATTCAATTTTTCAGGGCAACTTTGCAACCGTAGGTCATGGTCGGCCTGTCACTCAGAACACGAGAGAGATTTTTCGAGAGGACATCCCACTCACCATTTTCGACACTCGCGGTTTAGAGTTGGCAGATTTTTCTGAAACTCTAAGTTCACTTCACGAGTTTGTACGGCAGCGCTGCTCGCAGCGAGATCAAAAAGAGCACATTCATGTAGCTTGGGTATGCGTCTCTGAAGATTTGCGCCGGGTTGAAGACGCAGAATCAGATCTAGGCTCTGTTTGA
- a CDS encoding DUF4314 domain-containing protein — MKRKCNLKAGDRVRLIEMGDDPDPIPAGTTGTVAGVYPQHDWLQLDVDWDNGRSLMLSIPPDRVERHSGGSSKSNSSSQGN, encoded by the coding sequence AATGCAACCTCAAGGCGGGCGACCGCGTCCGACTGATCGAGATGGGCGATGACCCCGATCCGATCCCAGCCGGCACGACAGGAACGGTTGCCGGCGTTTATCCGCAACACGATTGGTTGCAACTCGATGTCGACTGGGACAACGGCCGGTCACTGATGCTTTCCATTCCGCCGGATCGAGTCGAACGGCATTCCGGCGGCAGTTCCAAATCCAATTCGTCAAGCCAAGGAAACTGA
- a CDS encoding IS5 family transposase — translation MHRRKRHSCTSLCRRGWKKGDPNEPADHALGRSRGGFSTKIHLLVDGLGHLLAFVITGGQAHEATAFEAVLHAADENLRDGKGDPIAWPVNLAGDKGYRAAWIDEHLAELGIHPVIPCKSNEDRDARGIEFDRESYRNRNIVERSIGWLKECRRVFSRFEKTAINYCGMIKMAMIERFLKTTCQ, via the coding sequence GTGCATCGACGGAAGCGTCACTCGTGCACATCGTTGTGCCGGAGGGGGTGGAAAAAAGGGGATCCGAACGAACCAGCTGACCATGCGTTAGGACGATCCCGCGGGGGATTTTCGACGAAGATTCATCTTTTGGTCGACGGGCTGGGCCATCTCCTTGCCTTTGTTATCACTGGTGGCCAAGCACACGAGGCAACCGCGTTTGAGGCGGTTCTCCATGCAGCTGACGAGAATCTTCGTGACGGCAAAGGCGATCCAATCGCATGGCCTGTGAACTTGGCTGGCGACAAAGGTTATCGGGCGGCGTGGATCGACGAGCATCTTGCGGAGCTTGGCATTCATCCTGTCATTCCCTGCAAGTCGAATGAAGACCGGGACGCACGCGGAATCGAGTTTGATCGCGAGAGCTATCGCAATCGCAACATTGTCGAACGATCGATCGGTTGGTTGAAGGAATGCCGTCGCGTCTTCTCCCGTTTCGAGAAAACAGCCATCAACTATTGCGGTATGATCAAGATGGCGATGATTGAGCGATTCCTGAAAACTACATGTCAGTAG